In Salinisphaera sp. T31B1, the following are encoded in one genomic region:
- a CDS encoding isocitrate lyase/PEP mutase family protein codes for MTQSDASRRAAFRARVAERKAPIIAGAYNALSARIIEDTGFEAVYLTGAGVTNMAFGLPDLSFVSLRDMAEHAARVREAVELPLVVDADTGFGNALNVRQSVHTLERSGADAIQMEDQILPKKCGHFEGKQVIPAGEMVGKIRAAVDARRDENFQIIARTDAAAVHGIEDAIERAHRYAEAGADVLFIEATETREDIERLPALFEIPLLINVVIGGKTPTLSQTELAGLGYGLTLYANAALQSAVCGMQRALSKLSEDGRLDEDPTLVAPFAERQRLVDKALFDRLSSEYGD; via the coding sequence TACAATGCGCTCAGTGCCCGGATCATCGAGGACACCGGCTTCGAGGCGGTGTATCTGACCGGTGCCGGGGTGACGAATATGGCGTTCGGTCTGCCCGATCTGAGTTTTGTCAGTCTACGCGACATGGCCGAGCATGCTGCGCGCGTGCGTGAGGCGGTAGAGTTGCCGCTGGTAGTCGACGCCGACACCGGCTTCGGCAATGCGCTGAACGTGCGTCAGAGCGTGCACACGCTCGAACGCAGCGGTGCCGACGCGATCCAGATGGAAGACCAGATACTGCCCAAGAAATGCGGCCATTTCGAAGGCAAGCAGGTCATTCCGGCCGGCGAGATGGTCGGCAAGATACGGGCCGCCGTCGATGCACGCCGCGATGAGAACTTCCAGATCATCGCGCGTACCGATGCGGCAGCCGTTCACGGCATCGAGGATGCGATCGAGCGGGCCCATCGCTATGCCGAGGCGGGGGCCGACGTGCTGTTCATCGAGGCAACCGAAACCCGCGAGGACATCGAGCGCCTGCCCGCGCTGTTCGAAATTCCTCTGCTCATCAACGTGGTCATCGGCGGCAAGACGCCGACCCTGTCGCAGACCGAGTTGGCCGGGCTTGGCTACGGGCTGACCCTGTATGCCAATGCGGCACTCCAGAGTGCGGTATGCGGCATGCAGCGGGCGTTGTCCAAACTCAGTGAAGACGGCCGTCTGGATGAGGATCCGACGCTGGTCGCCCCGTTCGCCGAGCGCCAGCGGCTGGTCGACAAGGCGCTCTTCGATCGCCTGTCCAGCGAATACGGCGACTGA
- a CDS encoding UxaA family hydrolase yields MAVVIAPVSAGTLCEITTPSGKQSVRAAGDIAFGHKMSVRAIGVGETVIKYGHPIGRAAAAIECGAHVHVHNLQGGVSA; encoded by the coding sequence GTGGCCGTGGTCATCGCGCCTGTGTCGGCCGGCACGCTTTGCGAGATCACCACTCCTTCCGGCAAGCAGTCGGTGCGGGCCGCGGGGGATATCGCCTTCGGGCACAAGATGTCGGTCCGTGCAATCGGCGTCGGCGAGACGGTCATCAAGTACGGCCACCCCATCGGTCGCGCCGCGGCGGCGATCGAGTGCGGAGCGCATGTTCATGTTCACAATCTTCAGGGTGGCGTGTCGGCCTGA
- a CDS encoding CoA transferase has product MVDRGLLDGLRVVEFGQIAAGPFAGSLLADLGADVVKIERADGGDGMRAWPPLTENDAGDAFSENFASLNRNKRSVALDLKSEAGQAHARSLCERADVVLENYRPGVMERLGLGHETLAELNPRLVFCSISGYGQRGPSAGKGAFDVTVQAMSGIMSVTGEPDSGPVKCGVPVGDFCAGLYAGYTILAALRRREQSGEGAFIDCSMVGSLLGISALQTSEFFGTGQPAQRLGSAHPRNAPYQAFRARDTHFVVAAGNDKLWRSVCQIVERPALAEDARFETQALRAANQETLAAELQPVFETRNAAHWLSELEAEGVPCSPINSFREVFDDAHVQSMGIVRDLTLPNGARTHTTGFPIAISGFDFDIARQPPKLGEHNDEVLAEWSGASSVNGERQASGTGGAG; this is encoded by the coding sequence GTGGTGGATAGAGGTTTGCTGGACGGCCTGCGCGTGGTCGAATTCGGTCAGATCGCGGCCGGCCCATTTGCCGGCTCCCTGTTGGCCGATCTGGGCGCGGATGTGGTCAAGATCGAACGGGCCGACGGCGGGGACGGCATGCGTGCCTGGCCGCCGCTGACGGAAAACGATGCGGGCGATGCGTTCAGCGAGAACTTCGCTTCGCTGAACCGAAACAAGCGCAGTGTTGCGCTGGATCTCAAGAGTGAAGCCGGACAAGCCCATGCCCGTAGCCTGTGCGAGCGGGCCGACGTGGTGCTGGAGAATTATCGCCCGGGCGTGATGGAACGACTGGGCTTGGGCCACGAGACGTTGGCCGAACTCAACCCGCGCCTGGTTTTCTGCTCGATCAGCGGCTACGGACAACGCGGGCCGTCGGCGGGTAAAGGCGCGTTCGACGTCACGGTCCAGGCGATGAGCGGGATCATGAGCGTTACCGGCGAACCCGACAGCGGACCGGTCAAGTGCGGCGTGCCGGTCGGCGATTTCTGTGCCGGTCTGTATGCCGGATATACGATCCTTGCCGCGCTTCGCCGCCGTGAACAGAGCGGCGAAGGTGCGTTCATCGATTGTTCCATGGTCGGCAGTCTGCTCGGGATTTCGGCGCTGCAGACCAGCGAGTTCTTCGGCACCGGACAACCCGCGCAGCGGCTCGGCTCGGCGCATCCGCGAAATGCGCCTTACCAGGCATTCCGTGCCCGGGATACGCACTTCGTGGTCGCTGCCGGTAACGACAAGCTGTGGCGCTCGGTATGTCAAATCGTCGAACGTCCGGCCCTGGCCGAGGACGCTCGTTTCGAGACCCAGGCGCTGCGCGCAGCCAACCAGGAAACTCTGGCGGCCGAACTTCAGCCTGTGTTCGAAACCCGCAATGCCGCCCACTGGCTGAGCGAACTCGAGGCCGAGGGCGTGCCGTGCAGCCCGATCAACAGCTTTCGGGAAGTCTTCGATGATGCGCATGTTCAGAGTATGGGCATCGTGCGTGATCTGACACTGCCCAACGGCGCGCGCACCCATACCACCGGTTTCCCTATCGCCATATCGGGCTTCGACTTCGATATCGCCCGGCAACCGCCCAAGCTCGGTGAGCATAACGATGAGGTGCTCGCCGAATGGAGCGGCGCGTCGTCTGTGAACGGTGAGCGGCAGGCCTCGGGTACGGGTGGGGCCGGTTGA